From the Purpureocillium takamizusanense chromosome 6, complete sequence genome, one window contains:
- a CDS encoding uncharacterized protein (CAZy:GT69~TransMembrane:1 (i73-92o)~EggNog:ENOG503NU4M~COG:G), producing the protein MLVSWGLCIIGETKQAQRRFFSPSRLTVCPIVRTTRAAAPPSSGRQTPQSDPTTMLFSDANRLYLRRIVRWRYVRLVLLVFVLFNIFDVLRIHHHLVANDRRVHGRRGATAGGPSRPHERVYIASMHFNNGQILREHWNNAVIRLTETFGPKNVFVSIFESGSWDDSKEVLHQLADELESRGVPHRIDTSDVTHHDELARDDAEKGEGWIDTPRGRKELRRIPYLARLRNRTIKDLLDLHEKGVDFDKVLFLNDVVFSTEDVLELMDTNGGEYGAACSLDFSKPPLYYDTFALRDIEGRPHVMQTWPYFGARVSRSALVNNMDAVPVTSCWNGIVVMPADPFVSSTRLRFRGIPDSLALHHLEGSECCLIHADNPLSRTLGVYLNPRVRVGYNLAAYEATHPVGAAWVSTWDIFKGMWRNRIKRWTTVTFEGLVRARRLRAWEAEKHSNREPGDFCLINEMQVLVDNGWAHV; encoded by the exons ATGCTTGTCTCGTGGGGTCTGTGCATCATTGGCGAGACTAAGCAAGCACAGCGTCGGTTTTTTTCCCCATCGAGACTGACTGTCTGTCCCATTGTGCGCACGAcacgagccgccgcaccgccatCCTCCGGCAGGCAAACACCACAATCCGATCCAACAACGATGCTCTTCTCCGACGCCAATAGGCTCTACCTCCGTCGCATCGTCCGCTGGCGATACGTGCGGCTTGTTCTCCTTGTCTTTGTCCTCTTCAACATTTTCGACGTCTTgcgcatccaccaccacctcgtcgcaaacgaccgccgcgtccatggccggagaggcgccacggcgggcgggccatcGCGCCCGCACGAGCGCGTGTACATTGCGAGCATGCACTTCAACAACGGCCAGATCCTGCGGGAGCACTGGAACAATGCCGTGATACGTCTGACGGAGACGTTTGGTCCCAAAAACGTCTTCGTCAGCATCTTCGAGAGCGGCAGCTGGGACGACAGCAAGGAGGTGCTGCACCAGCTggcggacgagctggaaAGCAGAGGCGTCCCGCACCGCATTGACACGTCGGATGTGACGCATCACGATGAGCTGgcgcgagacgacgccgaaaAGGGAGAGGGCTGGATCGACACGCCGCGGGGCCGCAAGGAACTGCGGAGGATACCGTACctggcgcggctgcgcaaTCGGACAATCAAGGACCTGCTGGACCTGCACGAAAAGGGCGTCGACTTCGACAAGGTGCTCTTCCTTaacgacgtcgtcttctcgACCGAGGACGTGCTGGAGCTCATGGacaccaacggcggcgagtacggggcggcctgcagccTCGACTTCTCCAAGCCGCCGCTCTACTACGACACCTTTGCGTTGAGGGACATTGAGGGCAGACCGCACGTCATGCAGACGTGGCCGTACTTTGGGGCGAGGGTGTCTCGCAGCGCCCTAGTGAACAACATGGACGCCGTGCCTGTTACAAGCTGCTGGAACGGCATTG TCGTCATGCCAGCGGACCCATTCGTCTCGTCGACACGCCTGCGCTTCCGGGGCATCCCCGACTCGCTCGCCCTGCACCACCTCGAGGGCTCCGAGTGCTGCCTCATCCACGCCGACAACCCGCTGTCGCGCACCCTGGGCGTCTACCTCAACCCGCGCGTGCGCGTCGGCTACAACCTCGCCGCGTACGAGGCGACACATCcggtcggcgccgcctgggtCTCGACGTGGGACATCTTCAAGGGCATGTGGAGGAACAGAATCAAGCGCTGGACGACCGTTACattcgagggcctcgtcaGGGCGCGCAGGCTCCGCGCCTGGGAGGCGGAGAAACACAGCAACAGGGAGCCTGGCGATTTTTGTCTCATCAACGAGATGCAGGTCCTAGTCGACAACGGGTGGGCTCACGTATAG
- the ACE1 gene encoding copper-binding transcription factor (COG:S~EggNog:ENOG503NWJ9) — protein MSLANPRRRAPVTRPGSEGDATLSLKTGMALRKGATFHSPPSPAPMASDDKFSPPQLPRSPTNVDDIVDANRRRVALAIDDITETLARADISASLPKAASKATLRDTSSPVPRGLLGLDGPEQYMASKPDAERRVLRPRSLRRTHPHGSDSGLGSSITSGDEKASTMTKETKASPALTGSAATTAKAALRPLSPKAYRRVHEHILTPLLGEPTFKEFRPLVLDVPRRIRSKDIICLRDLEKTLIFMAPTKAPSLYLDFCLTSIRCIQATVELFSDREQTRPSDRPYTNGYFIDLKDQILEYGRQLYAAKNKTGSLEDDDVDKTDEIKLYGGVADNGRPAELVRVKKDGTVISLATGKTIDMEESAVKIKRSHSEQLEDQEEIMRSMARRKKNATPEELAPKMCPHPGCGKMFKRPCDLTKHEKTHSRPWKCPIATCKYHEFGWPTEKEMDRHVNDKHSNAPAMYECKFPPCPYKSKRESNCKQHMEKAHGWTYKRTKTNGKKMPGGAASDNAQHTPSLHNSSTPSTTPSYGMQTPPDMTSLDYPNMSNQDWFNNSNGFDMQTNSAEAMDISMDLRSPASAASYEQYPPYQNGSTFIMPNEEDIYAAQAQFGQGSEMQLPLEIQNLLGAKLLPQNLPIYRAQHIPQTAPAPQAQAMPAHFSPSAQQNAMLYTPDSQQASDEGFDDPFATGCADFTLFSGQHGKGQVNVQQPLFGEVTAEVPSAGLGFSQTSQPDMLNQVDWYSFDTVPFPG, from the exons atgtcgctTGCGaatcctcgtcgccgcgccccggtGACTCGTCCGGGAAGCGAGGGCGATGCCACCCTTTCACTTAAGACTGGCATGGCCCTCCGCAAAGGTGCCACCTTCCactctcctccctcccccgcacCCATGGCATCGGACGACAAATTCTCTCCGCCCCAGCTGCCTCGGTCACCAAccaacgtcgacgacatcgtcgacgccaaccgccgccgcgtggcACTagccatcgacgacatcaccgaGACCTTGGCCAGGGCAGACATCTCTGCCTCCTTGCCCAAGGCCGCCTCCAAGGCGACGCTGCGGGACACGAGCTCTCCTGTCCCCCGTGgtcttctcggcctcgacggccccgAGCAGTACATGGCCTCCAAGCCTGATGCCGAGCGCCGGGTGCTGCGCCCGCGCTCCCTCCGTCGCACCCACCCTCATGGGTCTGACAGCGGTCTCGGAAGTTCCATCACCTCGGGTGATGAGAAGGCATCGACCATGACAAAGGAAACCAAGGCCAGCCCGGCCCTCACTGGCTCCGCCGCAaccacggccaaggccgctCTGCGCCCCCTAAGCCCCAAAGCATATCGGAGAGTTCACGAGCACATCCTCACGCCTCTGCTCGGCGAGCCGACTTTCAAAGAATTCAGACCCCTCGTGCTCGACGTACCGCGTCGCATCAGGTCCAAGGACATAATTTGCCTTCGTGACCTAGAGAAGACTCTTATTTTCATGGCTCCA ACCAAAGCGCCTTCTCTCTACCTCGACTTCTGCCTTACGTCTATCCGCTGCATCCAAGCGACAGTCGAGCTTTTCTCGGACCGCGAGCAGACTCGACCCAGCGACCGCCCTTACACTAACGGATACTTCATCGATCTCAAGGACCAAATTCTGGAGTACGGTAGGCAGCTCTACGCCGCCAAGAACAAGACCGGAtccctcgaggacgacgacgttgacaA AACGGACGAGATCAAGCTGTACGGTGGAGTTGCCGACAACGGCCGCCCCGCAGAGCTCGTTCGCGTCAAGAAGGACGGAACAGTCATCTCTCTCGCTACCGGGAAGACGATCGATATGGAAGAATCCGCCGTCAAGATCAAGCGATCCCAcagcgagcagctcgaggaccaGGAGGAAATCATGCGCTCCATGGCGCGCCGCAAGAAGAACGCCACTCCAGAGGAGCTGGCTCCCAAGATGTGCCCACACCCGGGCTGCGGCAAGATGTTCAAGCGTCCTTGCGATCTCACCAAGCACGAGAAGACGCACTCGCGTCCTTGGAAGTGCCCCATCGCCACGTGCAAGTACCACGAGTTTGGCTGGCCCACGGAGAAGGAGATGGATCGCCATGTCAACGACAAACACTCCAACGCACCGGCCATGTACGAGTGCAAGTTCCCTCCGTGCCCCTATAAGTCGAAGCGCGAGTCGAACTGCAAGCAGCACATGGAGAAGGCCCACGGCTGGACCTACAAGCGCACCAAGACCAACGGCAAGAAGatgcccggcggcgctgccagcGACAACGCGCAGCACACGCCCTCTCTCCACAACTCGTCCACCCCTTCCACAACTCCCTCTTATGGCATGCAAACTCCGCCCGACATGACGTCGCTCGACTACCCCAACATGTCCAATCAGGACTGGTTCAACAACTCCAACGGCTTCGACATGCAGACGAACAGCGCTGAAGCCATGGACATTTCCATGGACCtccgctcgcccgcgtcagCTGCCTCGTACGAGCAGTACCCCCCCTACCAGAACGGATCCACGTTCATCATGCCCAACGAGGAAGACATCTATGCGGCGCAGGCCCAGTTTGGACAGGGATCCGAGATGCAGCTGCCGCTCGAGATCCAGAATCTTCTCGGCGCCAAGCTGCTACCACAGAATCTGCCCATCTACCGCGCGCAGCATATTCCTCAGACTGCGCCCGCCCCGCAGGCCCAGGCCATGCCGGCTCACTTCTCTCCATCTGCGCAGCAGAACGCCATGCTTTATACCCCCGACTCTCAGCAGGCGTCTGATGAGGGATTCGACGACCCTTTTGCCACCGGCTGCGCCGATTTCACGCTTTTCTCTGGCCAGCACGGCAAAGGTCAGGTCAATGTCCAGCAGCCGCTCTTTGGTGAAGTCACGGCCGAGGTACCTAGTGCAGGCTTGGGCTTCTCTCAGACGTCCCAGCCGGACATGCTGAACCAGGTTGACTGGTACTCATTCGATACCGTGCCCTTCCCGGGTTAG
- the ACE1 gene encoding copper-binding transcription factor, variant 2 (COG:S~EggNog:ENOG503NWJ9) codes for MPLSSTRSVKPISIEDLTSKSYPVTHRHTPHYNIHRADTSPRSSAVLQDTPVAGLLSIYPHPHPLAPAAAIMSLANPRRRAPVTRPGSEGDATLSLKTGMALRKGATFHSPPSPAPMASDDKFSPPQLPRSPTNVDDIVDANRRRVALAIDDITETLARADISASLPKAASKATLRDTSSPVPRGLLGLDGPEQYMASKPDAERRVLRPRSLRRTHPHGSDSGLGSSITSGDEKASTMTKETKASPALTGSAATTAKAALRPLSPKAYRRVHEHILTPLLGEPTFKEFRPLVLDVPRRIRSKDIICLRDLEKTLIFMAPTKAPSLYLDFCLTSIRCIQATVELFSDREQTRPSDRPYTNGYFIDLKDQILEYGRQLYAAKNKTGSLEDDDVDKTDEIKLYGGVADNGRPAELVRVKKDGTVISLATGKTIDMEESAVKIKRSHSEQLEDQEEIMRSMARRKKNATPEELAPKMCPHPGCGKMFKRPCDLTKHEKTHSRPWKCPIATCKYHEFGWPTEKEMDRHVNDKHSNAPAMYECKFPPCPYKSKRESNCKQHMEKAHGWTYKRTKTNGKKMPGGAASDNAQHTPSLHNSSTPSTTPSYGMQTPPDMTSLDYPNMSNQDWFNNSNGFDMQTNSAEAMDISMDLRSPASAASYEQYPPYQNGSTFIMPNEEDIYAAQAQFGQGSEMQLPLEIQNLLGAKLLPQNLPIYRAQHIPQTAPAPQAQAMPAHFSPSAQQNAMLYTPDSQQASDEGFDDPFATGCADFTLFSGQHGKGQVNVQQPLFGEVTAEVPSAGLGFSQTSQPDMLNQVDWYSFDTVPFPG; via the exons ATGCCTCTATCCTCAACTCGATCGGTCAAGCCAATCTCGATTGAGGACTTGACATCAAAGTCCTATCCTGTGACTCACAGGCATACACCACACTACAACATACATCGGGCTGACACGTCTCCTCGTTCCAGCGCAGTTCTCCAGGACACACCCGTGGCCGGTCTTCTCTCCATCTACCCCCACCCCCATCCACTTGCTCCCGCagccgccatcatgtcgctTGCGaatcctcgtcgccgcgccccggtGACTCGTCCGGGAAGCGAGGGCGATGCCACCCTTTCACTTAAGACTGGCATGGCCCTCCGCAAAGGTGCCACCTTCCactctcctccctcccccgcacCCATGGCATCGGACGACAAATTCTCTCCGCCCCAGCTGCCTCGGTCACCAAccaacgtcgacgacatcgtcgacgccaaccgccgccgcgtggcACTagccatcgacgacatcaccgaGACCTTGGCCAGGGCAGACATCTCTGCCTCCTTGCCCAAGGCCGCCTCCAAGGCGACGCTGCGGGACACGAGCTCTCCTGTCCCCCGTGgtcttctcggcctcgacggccccgAGCAGTACATGGCCTCCAAGCCTGATGCCGAGCGCCGGGTGCTGCGCCCGCGCTCCCTCCGTCGCACCCACCCTCATGGGTCTGACAGCGGTCTCGGAAGTTCCATCACCTCGGGTGATGAGAAGGCATCGACCATGACAAAGGAAACCAAGGCCAGCCCGGCCCTCACTGGCTCCGCCGCAaccacggccaaggccgctCTGCGCCCCCTAAGCCCCAAAGCATATCGGAGAGTTCACGAGCACATCCTCACGCCTCTGCTCGGCGAGCCGACTTTCAAAGAATTCAGACCCCTCGTGCTCGACGTACCGCGTCGCATCAGGTCCAAGGACATAATTTGCCTTCGTGACCTAGAGAAGACTCTTATTTTCATGGCTCCA ACCAAAGCGCCTTCTCTCTACCTCGACTTCTGCCTTACGTCTATCCGCTGCATCCAAGCGACAGTCGAGCTTTTCTCGGACCGCGAGCAGACTCGACCCAGCGACCGCCCTTACACTAACGGATACTTCATCGATCTCAAGGACCAAATTCTGGAGTACGGTAGGCAGCTCTACGCCGCCAAGAACAAGACCGGAtccctcgaggacgacgacgttgacaA AACGGACGAGATCAAGCTGTACGGTGGAGTTGCCGACAACGGCCGCCCCGCAGAGCTCGTTCGCGTCAAGAAGGACGGAACAGTCATCTCTCTCGCTACCGGGAAGACGATCGATATGGAAGAATCCGCCGTCAAGATCAAGCGATCCCAcagcgagcagctcgaggaccaGGAGGAAATCATGCGCTCCATGGCGCGCCGCAAGAAGAACGCCACTCCAGAGGAGCTGGCTCCCAAGATGTGCCCACACCCGGGCTGCGGCAAGATGTTCAAGCGTCCTTGCGATCTCACCAAGCACGAGAAGACGCACTCGCGTCCTTGGAAGTGCCCCATCGCCACGTGCAAGTACCACGAGTTTGGCTGGCCCACGGAGAAGGAGATGGATCGCCATGTCAACGACAAACACTCCAACGCACCGGCCATGTACGAGTGCAAGTTCCCTCCGTGCCCCTATAAGTCGAAGCGCGAGTCGAACTGCAAGCAGCACATGGAGAAGGCCCACGGCTGGACCTACAAGCGCACCAAGACCAACGGCAAGAAGatgcccggcggcgctgccagcGACAACGCGCAGCACACGCCCTCTCTCCACAACTCGTCCACCCCTTCCACAACTCCCTCTTATGGCATGCAAACTCCGCCCGACATGACGTCGCTCGACTACCCCAACATGTCCAATCAGGACTGGTTCAACAACTCCAACGGCTTCGACATGCAGACGAACAGCGCTGAAGCCATGGACATTTCCATGGACCtccgctcgcccgcgtcagCTGCCTCGTACGAGCAGTACCCCCCCTACCAGAACGGATCCACGTTCATCATGCCCAACGAGGAAGACATCTATGCGGCGCAGGCCCAGTTTGGACAGGGATCCGAGATGCAGCTGCCGCTCGAGATCCAGAATCTTCTCGGCGCCAAGCTGCTACCACAGAATCTGCCCATCTACCGCGCGCAGCATATTCCTCAGACTGCGCCCGCCCCGCAGGCCCAGGCCATGCCGGCTCACTTCTCTCCATCTGCGCAGCAGAACGCCATGCTTTATACCCCCGACTCTCAGCAGGCGTCTGATGAGGGATTCGACGACCCTTTTGCCACCGGCTGCGCCGATTTCACGCTTTTCTCTGGCCAGCACGGCAAAGGTCAGGTCAATGTCCAGCAGCCGCTCTTTGGTGAAGTCACGGCCGAGGTACCTAGTGCAGGCTTGGGCTTCTCTCAGACGTCCCAGCCGGACATGCTGAACCAGGTTGACTGGTACTCATTCGATACCGTGCCCTTCCCGGGTTAG
- a CDS encoding uncharacterized protein (EggNog:ENOG503PXA5): MSAYFLTGLVISSGFRFDHAVEMPLIDVMAWAKDRGRDPAQQKQQPQPQRPSSSSERPENPRDGPSRLDGLLSPSRKKNKPPQRVSDADTRAGSSTNAKARKDNARVAAASSSSTPKLRLGDGNNDPFHPVPPIPAVPSCPPYPHWTPPGQCRLRFIRHAFSLPANAPFEAVEGFLARNPSVLRHLAAQTVAHPDWTFKDDGGRGGGNTHNRGGSRGGGGSGKRAGGANESRGGPPRTSRCEGEVQVRDADALHRNAVLYQAIAEVRWGSDAVRDVLAWLEHRGEVGGEGSAEDEYLMCEGLRKRRREKRHVVRCGSVLDHDDGYVLFNESDRRELAQVMRRLRPESLPRKSAHPEDMAGEDDGDVDMMG, translated from the coding sequence ATGAGTGCGTACTTTCTCACTGGACTTGTTATATCCTCGGGTTTTCGATTCGACCACGCCGTCGAGATGCCGTTAATCGACGTCATGGCTTGGGCCAAGGACCGGGGTCGTGACCCGGcacagcagaagcagcagcctcagcctcaacgcccttcttcttcttccgaGCGTCCGGAAAACCCTCGTGATGGTCCTTCGCGGCTTGACGGCCTGCTCTCCCCGTCTCGCAAGAAAAACAAGCCCCCGCAACGCGTCTCCGATGCTGATACGAGAGCAGGGTCTAGCACCAACGCGAAAGCTCGCAAGGACAATGCCCGAGTTGCCGctgcctcgtcctcttccacCCCGAAACTCAGGCTAGGTGACGGCAACAACGACCCTTTCCACCCCGTGCCGCCCATACCTGCCGTTCCCAGCTGCCCTCCCTACCCGCACTGGACCCCCCCTGGCCAGTGTCGCCTGCGCTTCATCCGCCACGCGTTCAGCCTCCCCGCCAACGCGCCCTTTGAAGCCGTGGAAGGCTTCCTCGCGCGCAATCCCTCTGTCCTGCGTCACCTGGCGGCCCAAACCGTCGCGCACCCGGACTGGACTttcaaggacgacggcggccgcggcggtggaaACACCCATAACAGGGGCGGGAgcaggggaggaggcggcagTGGAAAGAGAGCAGGAGGCGCAAACGAAAGTAGAGGAGGACCACCACGAACATCAAGGTGTGAAGGAGAGGTGCAAGTCCGCGATGCGGATGCCCTGCATCGCAACGCAGTGCTCTACCAAGCCATCGCCGAAGTACGCTGGGGGAGCGACGCGGTGCGCGACGTGCTGGCGTGGCTGGAGCACCGGGGCGAAgtcgggggggagggcagcgccgaggacgagtacCTGATGTGCGAAGGGCTGCGGAAGCGACGCCGCGAGAAGCGGCACGTGGTGCGGTGCGGAAGTGTGCTCGACCACGATGACGGCTATGTCCTGTTCAACGAGAGCGATCGTCGGGAGCTGGCCCAGGTTATGCGGCGGCTGAGACCGGAAAGCCTGCCCAGGAAAAGCGCGCATCCGGAGGACATGGCTGGCgaggatgatggtgatgttgaTATGATGGGCTAG